A genomic segment from Alteribacillus bidgolensis encodes:
- a CDS encoding sigma factor G inhibitor Gin, whose protein sequence is MLTFKKKDKSWREPCILCEREKQHGIHILDSFLCKECEREIIHLEPENPAYEEKVKKLRKLKGQTLLS, encoded by the coding sequence ATGTTGACTTTTAAAAAGAAGGACAAATCATGGCGTGAACCTTGTATTCTATGTGAACGAGAAAAACAACATGGAATACACATTCTAGACTCATTTTTATGCAAAGAATGTGAAAGGGAAATAATACACTTAGAACCAGAGAATCCGGCCTATGAAGAAAAGGTTAAAAAATTAAGAAAATTAAAAGGTCAAACATTACTTTCATAG
- the opp4C gene encoding oligopeptide ABC transporter permease translates to MEHTQSTASYKLQKGHSLLTLAMKRFLKNKLALTGIIILVFFTFIAIFAPFLTTHDPTKHDLLNVMARPSAENWLGTDGSGRDNFARFVYGSRVTLLIGFLSMLCVIIVGVILGSLAGYYGGIVDGIIMRTADIVLTLPFLLFVLTIIAIIQNITIPLFVLVIAATNWPNITRILRGTFLSLREKEFILSARAAGCSDWRIIMKHFLPNAIGPIIVNATIMMASMIILESALSFVGFGIPQPTPTWGNMINEARSMRVLTGAPEAWVPPGLAILLTVLAINFIGDGLRDAFDPKSSK, encoded by the coding sequence ATGGAACATACACAATCAACTGCTTCTTATAAATTGCAAAAGGGACACAGCCTGCTTACATTGGCCATGAAACGGTTCTTAAAAAATAAACTTGCTCTTACAGGTATTATTATTCTTGTTTTTTTTACATTCATTGCAATTTTCGCTCCGTTTTTAACGACACATGATCCTACGAAACATGATTTATTAAATGTAATGGCTCGGCCTAGTGCAGAAAATTGGTTAGGTACGGATGGTTCAGGAAGAGATAATTTTGCAAGGTTCGTTTACGGCTCACGCGTTACCCTTCTTATCGGTTTTTTGTCCATGCTCTGTGTCATTATTGTTGGGGTGATTCTAGGGTCGCTTGCTGGATACTATGGTGGAATAGTAGACGGAATTATTATGCGTACGGCAGATATTGTTTTAACTCTTCCTTTTCTATTATTTGTGTTAACCATCATTGCAATCATTCAAAATATAACGATCCCACTATTTGTACTGGTTATCGCTGCAACTAATTGGCCGAATATAACGAGAATATTACGTGGAACGTTTTTATCATTAAGGGAAAAGGAATTTATTTTAAGTGCACGAGCAGCTGGATGTTCAGATTGGCGCATCATTATGAAACACTTTTTACCAAACGCGATTGGTCCCATTATTGTTAACGCAACGATAATGATGGCTTCTATGATAATACTTGAATCAGCACTAAGCTTCGTTGGTTTTGGAATACCGCAGCCTACACCTACTTGGGGAAATATGATTAATGAAGCAAGGAGCATGAGAGTATTAACAGGCGCTCCGGAGGCATGGGTACCTCCAGGTCTGGCTATTTTATTGACTGTGCTGGCTATTAACTTTATTGGTGATGGTCTTCGTGATGCATTTGACCCGAAAAGCAGTAAATAA
- the modB gene encoding molybdate ABC transporter permease subunit, with protein MLEVIGFPLLLSLQVAVIATSTSFVFGIILAWIFTVYHNKWTELLSLMMMLPLVLPPTVLGYYIMLLLGSNSWIGRFIEAVSGSTVLFTWQAAVIAAAIAALPLIIRPMQAAFESINTNTLEAAQLDGASKWQIFIRIMTPLSYKGMIAGVVLGFARAIGEFGATLMVAGNIPGKTQTLSIAIYDSVQANRMNEAHLMVMVLSITTILILLVTTKFLKQ; from the coding sequence ATGTTAGAAGTGATTGGCTTTCCTCTTTTACTATCCTTGCAAGTAGCTGTAATTGCGACAAGTACGTCCTTTGTTTTTGGTATTATTTTGGCATGGATATTTACAGTCTACCATAATAAGTGGACGGAGCTTTTATCTTTAATGATGATGCTGCCGTTAGTACTTCCTCCTACCGTTTTAGGTTATTATATAATGCTTTTGCTTGGAAGCAACAGTTGGATTGGCAGATTTATTGAAGCAGTTTCAGGCAGTACAGTACTGTTTACTTGGCAAGCAGCTGTTATAGCAGCTGCTATTGCAGCCCTTCCGTTAATTATTCGTCCGATGCAAGCTGCATTTGAATCCATCAATACAAATACCTTAGAGGCTGCCCAGTTAGACGGAGCGAGTAAATGGCAAATCTTTATTCGAATTATGACTCCGCTTTCCTACAAAGGAATGATTGCTGGAGTGGTGCTAGGGTTTGCCCGGGCCATAGGAGAATTTGGTGCAACCTTAATGGTGGCAGGTAATATTCCTGGTAAAACGCAAACATTATCTATTGCTATTTACGATTCAGTTCAAGCAAATCGCATGAATGAAGCGCACCTTATGGTTATGGTGCTGAGTATCACTACTATTTTAATTTTATTGGTAACGACAAAGTTTTTAAAGCAATAA
- a CDS encoding YaaL family protein: MLFRKKTIQKAENERLAQIIHAVKQELDRYEYIVANSVEPSQEIQADLKKKRAKYMFLLKEARYRKLNSEQNT; this comes from the coding sequence TTGCTTTTTCGAAAAAAAACGATACAAAAGGCAGAAAACGAGCGATTGGCTCAAATTATTCATGCAGTAAAACAAGAACTCGACCGTTATGAATACATCGTAGCTAATAGTGTAGAGCCCTCACAAGAAATTCAAGCGGATTTAAAAAAGAAGAGGGCGAAATATATGTTTTTATTAAAAGAGGCTCGTTACCGCAAATTAAATAGTGAACAAAATACGTAA
- a CDS encoding YycC family protein, with amino-acid sequence MRPNQFSAETAQKLAEKLNMPIEHIVHTPPHVIMEKIAELEKKEQQQEQTADKK; translated from the coding sequence GTGCGTCCAAATCAATTTTCTGCTGAAACAGCTCAGAAACTGGCTGAAAAGCTGAATATGCCCATAGAACACATCGTTCATACACCACCTCATGTGATCATGGAAAAAATTGCTGAACTTGAAAAAAAAGAACAACAGCAAGAGCAAACTGCAGATAAAAAATAG
- a CDS encoding pro-sigmaK processing inhibitor BofA family protein, translated as MDPILYISIAGIGVCLFLLLGGGVKAFRWTGGIFVRLIIGALALFFLNAFGSAVGYHLPINAFTVMVSGLLGIPGVVMLVAVDLFILM; from the coding sequence ATGGATCCTATACTTTACATCTCAATAGCAGGTATCGGCGTTTGTTTGTTTTTGTTGCTAGGTGGCGGGGTGAAGGCGTTTAGATGGACCGGTGGAATTTTTGTTCGCTTAATTATAGGAGCGTTGGCTTTGTTTTTTCTAAATGCTTTTGGAAGTGCTGTTGGTTATCATCTTCCTATCAATGCCTTTACAGTAATGGTTTCAGGATTGCTTGGTATTCCAGGGGTAGTCATGCTTGTTGCCGTAGACCTTTTCATTCTTATGTGA
- the modA gene encoding molybdate ABC transporter substrate-binding protein: MKISYYIMLLGVIFVLCACAPTGFQDSSKDSAEELHVAAASDLYDAFTEMGEKFKGATGIEVTFSFGSTGQMTQQIEQGASSYDVFAAAHESYIDRLIKNDVMNKETKKRYATGRIGLMYDRDTYEALTPEDLLEDKVQRIAIANPDHAPYGKAAKQALETWGIWEEVEEKLVFGENIQQTLQYVESENVDVGFIALSLSKQSSLAFKPIKAEDHEPILQALGIPDRSNQKAEAKQFIDYIYSDEGQAVMNEYGFSLPEEE, from the coding sequence ATGAAGATAAGTTATTATATTATGCTTCTTGGGGTTATTTTTGTTTTATGTGCTTGTGCTCCTACTGGTTTTCAAGACTCTAGCAAGGACTCAGCGGAAGAATTACATGTGGCTGCGGCTTCTGACTTGTATGATGCATTTACTGAAATGGGAGAAAAATTCAAAGGAGCAACCGGAATAGAAGTCACATTTAGTTTCGGTTCAACAGGGCAAATGACTCAGCAAATTGAACAGGGGGCATCCTCATATGATGTATTTGCTGCAGCTCATGAGTCATACATAGATCGTCTCATTAAAAACGATGTAATGAATAAAGAAACAAAAAAGAGGTATGCAACAGGAAGAATTGGATTAATGTATGATAGAGATACATATGAAGCGTTGACGCCAGAAGATTTGCTGGAAGACAAGGTACAGCGAATTGCGATCGCGAATCCGGATCACGCACCCTATGGAAAGGCTGCTAAACAAGCTCTTGAAACATGGGGTATTTGGGAAGAGGTCGAAGAAAAATTGGTCTTTGGAGAAAATATTCAACAAACGCTGCAATATGTCGAATCAGAGAATGTGGATGTTGGGTTTATTGCCTTATCGTTATCTAAGCAGTCCTCTCTTGCTTTTAAACCGATTAAGGCTGAAGACCATGAACCTATTTTACAGGCGTTAGGTATTCCGGATAGAAGTAACCAAAAAGCAGAAGCGAAACAGTTTATTGATTACATTTATTCAGATGAGGGACAAGCTGTTATGAATGAGTATGGTTTTTCACTCCCGGAGGAAGAGTGA
- the tmk gene encoding dTMP kinase, which produces MRADSGVFITFEGCEGAGKSTVIEHILNILDSEGRRVIKTREPGGIDIAEKIRTIILNPEHIKMEERTEALLYAAARRQHLMEKVVPALEQGYIVLCDRFIDSSLAYQGYARGIGMEEVYNINEFAIGEYMPDRTIYLDIVPERGLSRIHQNKEREFNRLDQETIEFHKKVFEAYHLLLERFPNRMFKIDADQSVELVVDEAVTHIQSLFND; this is translated from the coding sequence ATGAGAGCAGATAGCGGAGTATTTATTACGTTCGAAGGATGTGAAGGAGCAGGCAAATCCACAGTAATTGAACATATTTTAAATATATTAGATAGTGAGGGAAGACGGGTAATAAAAACTAGGGAGCCCGGGGGAATTGATATAGCAGAAAAAATAAGAACAATAATTCTGAACCCTGAACATATAAAGATGGAAGAACGAACCGAAGCGCTATTATACGCGGCTGCAAGAAGACAGCATCTAATGGAAAAGGTTGTGCCTGCCTTAGAACAAGGCTATATTGTTCTTTGTGATCGTTTTATCGACAGCAGCCTAGCATATCAAGGTTATGCACGCGGCATTGGTATGGAGGAGGTATATAATATTAATGAGTTTGCTATTGGAGAATATATGCCAGATAGAACGATTTATTTAGACATTGTACCTGAACGAGGGCTGTCACGTATTCACCAGAATAAGGAGCGGGAATTTAACCGGCTCGATCAAGAAACGATTGAATTTCATAAAAAGGTTTTCGAAGCCTATCATTTATTACTGGAAAGATTTCCAAACCGAATGTTTAAAATAGACGCAGATCAATCCGTAGAGCTAGTTGTCGATGAAGCTGTTACACATATTCAATCTCTGTTTAACGACTAA
- a CDS encoding aminotransferase class I/II-fold pyridoxal phosphate-dependent enzyme, producing MDQQSMPLVEALLKHVDKQPVSFHVPGHKNGSVMSSGIKNIFASVLPFDLTELTNLDDLHDAEGVIASAQKLAAELYGASETLFLVGGSTSGNLAMILGAFNQGDIVLVQRDSHKSVINGIRLAGLKPVFLFPEYDGESQLSAGISLSTVEKAFAIYPEAKGLILTSPTYYGWAPRLEPIVRLAHTRGAAVVVDEAHGAHFMAGSMFPDSALEQGADAVVHSAHKTLPALTMGAFLHLGKNSSLSADVLKQTASMVQSSSPSYPVMASLDGARKYLFDMKQKSGEALTNHFITVRDKIQKASGLSLVTPRGISHDLLKCIVKAPEGYSGWDLQVYLENENIFVELADHKHVLLVLPLAEKPLPTAVYEKLHSSVERMKAEGKADKSKIPFNMPSFHSKIIHTEEGKSLFHVKQWKESIEKANGKKAGTDIIPYPPGVPLFLKGEIIKGERYIYLLDWLKNGGRVQGAEYYHHDWYISIQEKDEE from the coding sequence ATGGACCAACAATCAATGCCTCTAGTAGAGGCTTTACTAAAACATGTAGATAAACAACCTGTTTCTTTTCATGTGCCAGGACATAAAAATGGCAGTGTTATGTCTTCTGGGATAAAAAATATATTTGCTTCTGTTTTACCATTTGATCTAACAGAGCTTACAAATTTAGATGATTTACATGACGCAGAAGGAGTTATTGCGTCAGCTCAAAAGTTAGCAGCTGAGCTTTATGGTGCCTCAGAGACATTGTTTCTTGTGGGTGGGTCCACGTCTGGAAATTTAGCAATGATTCTTGGTGCATTTAACCAAGGAGATATTGTATTGGTGCAGCGGGATTCCCACAAGTCTGTTATAAATGGCATAAGGCTTGCAGGGTTGAAGCCGGTCTTTCTATTTCCTGAATATGATGGTGAATCTCAGTTATCAGCAGGAATTTCGTTATCCACAGTAGAAAAAGCGTTTGCTATTTATCCAGAAGCTAAAGGTCTTATCCTAACATCTCCAACCTATTATGGCTGGGCTCCTCGTCTTGAGCCGATTGTTAGGCTTGCTCATACTAGAGGAGCAGCTGTGGTAGTTGATGAAGCACATGGTGCCCATTTTATGGCGGGCTCTATGTTTCCAGATTCTGCACTTGAGCAAGGTGCTGATGCCGTTGTTCATTCTGCTCATAAGACTTTGCCTGCATTGACTATGGGGGCTTTTTTACATTTAGGGAAAAATAGCAGCCTGTCCGCCGATGTTCTAAAACAAACAGCTTCTATGGTTCAATCAAGCAGCCCTTCTTATCCTGTAATGGCTTCCTTAGATGGGGCTAGGAAGTATCTTTTTGATATGAAGCAAAAAAGCGGCGAAGCTTTAACAAACCATTTCATTACGGTTAGAGACAAAATACAAAAAGCATCTGGCCTTTCTCTTGTTACTCCTAGAGGAATTTCGCATGATTTATTGAAATGTATAGTAAAAGCTCCAGAAGGTTATAGTGGCTGGGACCTGCAGGTTTATTTAGAAAACGAAAATATTTTCGTTGAATTAGCAGATCATAAACACGTTTTATTAGTACTGCCGCTTGCAGAAAAACCTCTTCCCACCGCAGTTTATGAAAAACTCCATTCTTCGGTAGAGAGGATGAAAGCTGAAGGAAAAGCTGACAAAAGCAAAATTCCATTTAACATGCCATCTTTTCACTCTAAAATAATACACACAGAAGAAGGAAAATCATTGTTTCATGTGAAACAATGGAAGGAGTCAATAGAAAAAGCCAATGGAAAAAAAGCCGGCACAGACATCATTCCTTATCCTCCAGGTGTTCCATTATTTTTAAAAGGGGAGATAATAAAGGGGGAGCGCTATATCTATTTACTGGATTGGTTAAAAAATGGAGGACGTGTACAAGGAGCAGAGTACTATCACCATGATTGGTACATAAGCATACAGGAAAAGGATGAAGAATAA
- a CDS encoding YbaB/EbfC family nucleoid-associated protein, producing the protein MKNMGNMMKQMQKMQKQMQKAQEELKEKTVEATAGGGAVKVTAAGDKRIVDIEIDEDVVDPEDVEMLQDLILAATNEALKKVDELAEQDLGKFTKGMNIPGMF; encoded by the coding sequence ATGAAAAACATGGGTAATATGATGAAGCAAATGCAGAAAATGCAAAAGCAGATGCAAAAAGCACAGGAAGAATTAAAAGAAAAAACGGTTGAAGCTACAGCAGGTGGCGGTGCTGTTAAAGTTACAGCAGCTGGAGATAAACGTATTGTTGACATTGAAATTGATGAAGACGTAGTAGACCCAGAAGACGTGGAAATGCTCCAAGATCTTATTCTTGCTGCAACGAATGAAGCGTTGAAGAAAGTGGATGAGCTCGCAGAACAAGATTTAGGTAAGTTCACCAAAGGAATGAACATCCCAGGAATGTTTTAG
- the dnaX gene encoding DNA polymerase III subunit gamma/tau, protein MSYKALYRVWRPRFLQDVVGQEHITKTLQNALEQQKFSHAYLFSGPRGTGKTSAAKIIAKAINCEQAPVREPCNECRACRGIADGSVVDVIEIDAASNNGVDEIRYIRENVMAAPRDIQYKVYIIDEVHMLSTGAFNALLKTLEEPPKHAVFILATTEPHKIPLTIISRCQRFDFKRITARDLVMRMKYIMQEQGWEADEEALHLIARSAEGGMRDALSLLDQAVSFSKEKVTAENVLAITGTVSQQFLTKVVYSLKEKDTAPAVEAANTLIQEGKDPLQFMEDLIYYFRDMLLYKTAPRLDEVMDRVSVDESFKDLAANTEMSWLYDVINGLNEYHQEMKWASHPKIFLEMALINICHTPKSSSSEIAEDSGEVVDLREKIAQLEREVKKWQQSPPAQESTAATETIQKSKAAREQTSKTIATGLEGEGKVKAILEGATKQELQFVTSSWPDVMKRVKQQSVPAHAWLSDAKPVVSDGETVLLSFQNEMHRNMVDTKFRSLVQEALEGVCGKTLQPLTIISGQWEKIKEGFKKKQQSTEETSSSEEESKDPVIDEAIKLVGPELVEIKEK, encoded by the coding sequence GTGAGCTATAAAGCACTTTATAGAGTGTGGAGACCCCGATTCCTGCAAGATGTGGTAGGACAAGAACATATAACGAAAACACTTCAAAATGCTCTAGAACAGCAAAAGTTTTCTCATGCATACTTATTCAGTGGTCCAAGAGGAACGGGGAAAACCAGCGCTGCAAAAATCATTGCTAAAGCTATAAATTGCGAACAAGCGCCTGTCAGAGAGCCTTGCAATGAATGCCGGGCTTGTCGGGGAATTGCAGATGGTTCTGTAGTAGACGTGATTGAAATTGATGCTGCTTCTAATAATGGTGTAGATGAGATAAGGTATATCCGTGAAAATGTAATGGCTGCTCCTAGGGACATTCAATATAAAGTATACATTATAGATGAAGTTCATATGCTCTCCACAGGTGCATTTAACGCTCTCTTAAAAACATTAGAAGAACCGCCAAAGCATGCCGTTTTTATTCTGGCCACCACGGAACCTCACAAGATACCATTGACCATCATTTCCCGTTGTCAACGTTTTGATTTCAAAAGAATTACCGCAAGAGATTTAGTTATGAGAATGAAATACATTATGCAAGAGCAAGGATGGGAAGCAGATGAAGAGGCTTTACATTTAATTGCTCGTTCAGCAGAAGGCGGTATGCGAGATGCTTTAAGTCTGCTCGATCAAGCTGTCTCTTTTTCAAAAGAAAAGGTAACAGCAGAAAATGTTTTAGCCATCACCGGAACCGTTTCACAGCAATTTTTAACGAAAGTGGTTTATTCTTTAAAAGAAAAAGATACGGCACCTGCTGTAGAAGCAGCCAATACACTGATCCAGGAAGGAAAAGATCCTCTTCAGTTTATGGAAGATTTGATATACTATTTTCGGGACATGCTTTTGTATAAAACCGCCCCTCGTCTTGATGAAGTTATGGACCGCGTTTCGGTTGATGAATCTTTTAAGGATTTAGCAGCTAACACTGAAATGTCATGGTTGTATGATGTGATCAACGGCTTAAATGAGTACCATCAAGAGATGAAGTGGGCAAGCCATCCTAAAATTTTTCTTGAGATGGCTCTAATTAATATATGTCATACGCCGAAAAGTTCATCTTCTGAAATTGCTGAAGACTCGGGAGAAGTGGTTGATCTTAGAGAGAAAATTGCTCAATTAGAGCGAGAGGTGAAAAAATGGCAACAGTCTCCGCCGGCTCAAGAGAGTACAGCTGCTACCGAGACGATTCAAAAGAGTAAAGCCGCACGTGAACAAACATCAAAAACGATAGCAACCGGGCTTGAAGGAGAAGGGAAAGTAAAAGCTATTCTTGAAGGGGCAACAAAGCAAGAACTTCAATTTGTTACTAGCAGCTGGCCTGACGTGATGAAACGAGTGAAACAGCAAAGTGTGCCAGCTCATGCGTGGTTAAGTGACGCAAAGCCTGTGGTCTCAGATGGAGAAACCGTCTTATTGTCCTTTCAAAATGAAATGCATAGAAATATGGTGGACACAAAGTTCCGATCTTTAGTACAAGAAGCTTTAGAAGGAGTATGTGGAAAAACGTTACAGCCTTTAACCATTATTTCTGGGCAGTGGGAGAAAATAAAAGAAGGCTTTAAGAAAAAACAGCAATCAACAGAGGAAACTTCTTCATCTGAGGAAGAAAGCAAAGACCCTGTTATCGATGAAGCCATTAAATTAGTCGGTCCTGAATTAGTGGAAATAAAAGAAAAGTAG
- a CDS encoding cyclic-di-AMP receptor yields MKLIVAVVQDKDSNRLSNALVDQDYRATKLASTGGFLRAGNTTFLIGVEDEHVNKVLDIIQNNCKSREQLVAPVSPMGGNADSYVPYPVEVQVGGATVFIMQVEQFEQF; encoded by the coding sequence ATGAAGCTTATTGTTGCTGTAGTCCAAGATAAGGACAGCAATCGTTTATCTAATGCATTGGTAGACCAAGACTATCGTGCCACAAAACTTGCAAGTACTGGCGGTTTTTTAAGAGCAGGAAATACAACGTTTTTAATAGGTGTGGAAGATGAGCATGTCAACAAAGTATTAGACATTATCCAAAATAACTGTAAATCAAGGGAGCAGCTCGTAGCCCCTGTTTCTCCTATGGGTGGAAATGCCGATTCTTATGTTCCTTATCCGGTAGAAGTACAAGTTGGCGGGGCTACTGTTTTTATTATGCAGGTAGAACAGTTTGAACAGTTTTAA
- the recR gene encoding recombination mediator RecR — MQYPTPISKLIEGFMKLPGIGPKTASRLAFYVLDMKEEDVLDFAKSLVNAKRDLTYCSMCHHITDIDPCRICEDQQRDQSVVCVVQDSKDVIAMEKMREYSGLYHVLHGAISPMDGVGPEDIKIPELIKRLQNDEIQEVIVATNPTIDGEATAMYISRLIKPTGIKVTRIAHGLPIGGDLEYADEVTLSKAIEGRREL; from the coding sequence GTGCAATATCCAACGCCTATATCAAAGTTAATAGAAGGATTTATGAAATTGCCGGGTATTGGCCCCAAAACGGCGAGCCGCCTGGCTTTTTACGTTCTTGATATGAAAGAAGAGGACGTTTTAGATTTTGCTAAATCACTAGTGAATGCTAAACGGGATTTAACATATTGTTCTATGTGTCATCATATAACAGACATTGATCCTTGCAGAATTTGTGAAGATCAACAGCGGGATCAGTCCGTGGTTTGTGTCGTACAGGACTCAAAAGATGTTATAGCTATGGAAAAAATGCGTGAATACTCTGGTTTATATCACGTACTGCATGGTGCTATATCACCAATGGATGGCGTTGGACCGGAAGATATTAAAATTCCTGAGTTAATTAAACGCCTTCAGAATGATGAGATTCAAGAAGTAATCGTTGCGACCAATCCTACGATTGATGGAGAAGCAACGGCCATGTACATTTCCCGTTTGATTAAACCCACCGGTATTAAAGTAACCCGTATAGCGCATGGTCTCCCAATTGGGGGAGATTTAGAGTATGCAGATGAAGTGACGCTCTCAAAAGCTATTGAGGGGAGAAGAGAACTTTAG
- the holB gene encoding DNA polymerase III subunit delta' gives MNWEELKNDQPTVMTMLERSMEKERLAHAYIFEGMRGAGKKAAAVLLAKSLFCQQKTNVAPCGNCTQCRRIEHSNHPDVMVVEPEGASIKKAQVESLQKEFTYKGMEAGLKVYIVNEADKMTASAANSLLKFLEEPESPTLALLLTENTHFMLDTIISRAQKITFAPPPLKKRETIFKETGFSEAAASLLARFPDNIAEEYAEEKKDWIVHGRNLVIQLIDEVQHRPQQMLLTLQEKWLAHFTDRKEQDIGLDLLLFWYRDLLAVKHEKDNLAYPDKADKLKQDALRMSEREVAKQLQRILEAKRRLRANVNAQLLMEQLLLRLQEGS, from the coding sequence ATGAATTGGGAAGAATTAAAAAATGATCAGCCTACTGTAATGACAATGCTTGAAAGAAGTATGGAAAAAGAAAGGCTGGCTCATGCTTATATATTTGAAGGCATGAGAGGGGCAGGCAAGAAAGCAGCAGCTGTACTTCTCGCTAAAAGCCTTTTTTGCCAGCAGAAAACAAATGTTGCCCCGTGCGGAAATTGTACGCAGTGCCGCCGTATTGAGCATAGTAATCATCCAGATGTTATGGTCGTAGAGCCTGAAGGAGCTTCCATTAAAAAGGCGCAGGTGGAGAGTCTGCAAAAAGAATTCACGTACAAAGGAATGGAAGCGGGGCTGAAAGTATATATTGTAAATGAAGCGGACAAAATGACAGCTAGTGCTGCAAATAGTCTGTTAAAGTTTTTAGAAGAGCCAGAGAGCCCTACGCTGGCTCTTTTGTTGACAGAAAACACACATTTTATGCTTGATACCATTATATCCAGAGCCCAAAAAATTACGTTTGCTCCGCCGCCATTAAAGAAACGGGAGACTATCTTTAAAGAAACAGGGTTTAGTGAAGCTGCTGCTTCTCTATTAGCAAGATTCCCTGATAACATAGCAGAAGAATACGCTGAAGAGAAAAAAGACTGGATTGTACATGGAAGAAATCTAGTGATACAATTAATAGATGAGGTACAACATCGGCCTCAGCAGATGCTGTTAACATTACAAGAAAAGTGGCTAGCCCATTTTACGGATAGAAAAGAGCAGGACATCGGCTTGGATTTGCTGCTTTTCTGGTATCGCGACCTTTTGGCGGTCAAACATGAAAAAGATAATCTTGCTTATCCTGATAAAGCGGATAAATTAAAGCAGGATGCCCTTCGAATGTCAGAAAGAGAGGTTGCAAAGCAGCTGCAGCGGATCCTTGAAGCGAAACGCCGTCTTCGCGCCAATGTTAATGCGCAGCTTCTTATGGAGCAATTACTGCTCCGCTTACAGGAGGGATCGTAG
- the tadA gene encoding tRNA adenosine(34) deaminase TadA, giving the protein MMETSHEKWMQLAVEQAYKAQEKEEVPIGCVIVHDGTVIGAGYNQRETKQQSAAHAELIAIQQACEYIGSWRLENCTLYVTLEPCPMCAGAIVQSRIPHVVFGAADPKAGCAGTLMNLLEEERFNHRAEVTHGILDEVCSNLLTNFFRQIRKNKKNKRHKMFNQE; this is encoded by the coding sequence ATGATGGAGACTTCTCATGAAAAATGGATGCAGCTTGCAGTGGAACAAGCATACAAGGCTCAAGAAAAAGAGGAAGTCCCTATTGGCTGCGTCATTGTTCATGATGGAACTGTAATTGGGGCGGGATATAACCAAAGAGAAACGAAACAGCAGTCAGCAGCGCATGCGGAATTGATAGCTATTCAACAAGCATGTGAATACATAGGGAGCTGGCGTCTTGAAAATTGTACGCTGTACGTAACACTAGAACCATGTCCTATGTGTGCAGGGGCTATTGTTCAGTCGCGAATTCCACATGTTGTGTTCGGTGCTGCAGACCCAAAAGCAGGCTGCGCTGGTACCTTAATGAACTTACTAGAAGAAGAGCGTTTTAATCACCGTGCTGAAGTAACTCATGGAATATTAGATGAGGTATGTTCAAACCTTTTAACCAATTTCTTTCGACAAATACGTAAAAATAAAAAAAATAAACGACATAAAATGTTTAACCAAGAATAA